In Prochlorococcus marinus str. MIT 1214, one DNA window encodes the following:
- a CDS encoding DUF6447 family protein, with translation MVNSYCKKKMPTITIDGKDYDLEDLSDNAKQQVANLQFVKNEIQRLEAQIGVFKTASSLYSNALNNEMNQ, from the coding sequence ATAGTAAATTCCTATTGCAAAAAAAAAATGCCAACTATCACAATTGACGGTAAAGATTACGATCTAGAAGACTTGAGCGATAATGCAAAACAACAAGTAGCAAATTTACAATTTGTAAAAAATGAAATTCAGAGGCTTGAAGCTCAAATAGGTGTTTTCAAAACCGCCTCATCACTTTATTCTAATGCACTTAATAATGAAATGAATCAATAA
- a CDS encoding peptidylprolyl isomerase: MESLDCLTRDCINLLKKNKLLKTLIKIELTKNVLQDVAIEKEKEDKVINNFKTNYGIEKDEGYQAWLKDNDFSDQEFRNLALYEMRHKKYCKENFDNKVGARFLERKNDLDIIVYSLIRTRDFNKAKEIYLRILEKEADLGDLASQFSEGLESKTRGIVGPTQIGASHPKLAQVLRQSKPGEIQPPFEVDGSYLLVRVESFEPSKLDDFMREKMREELFNVWINDKVNHINEKLLKTNTSTNLNEN, translated from the coding sequence ATGGAATCTTTAGATTGTCTAACGCGTGATTGTATAAATTTGCTCAAAAAAAATAAATTACTTAAAACATTAATTAAAATAGAATTAACAAAAAATGTACTTCAGGACGTAGCAATTGAAAAAGAAAAAGAAGATAAAGTCATAAATAATTTCAAGACAAATTACGGTATTGAGAAAGATGAAGGATATCAAGCCTGGCTTAAAGATAATGATTTCAGTGACCAAGAGTTCAGAAATCTCGCCCTATATGAAATGAGACATAAAAAGTACTGTAAAGAAAATTTTGACAACAAAGTTGGTGCGAGATTTCTTGAAAGAAAAAATGACTTAGATATAATAGTTTATAGCCTAATAAGAACAAGAGACTTCAATAAAGCCAAGGAAATCTATTTACGGATCTTAGAAAAGGAAGCAGATCTTGGAGATCTAGCAAGCCAATTCTCAGAGGGTCTTGAAAGTAAAACACGCGGTATAGTAGGGCCTACACAAATAGGAGCATCTCATCCAAAGTTAGCTCAAGTTTTAAGACAAAGTAAGCCTGGAGAAATTCAACCTCCATTTGAGGTTGATGGATCATATCTTCTTGTAAGGGTAGAATCTTTTGAACCCTCGAAGCTTGATGATTTTATGCGTGAAAAAATGCGCGAGGAATTATTTAACGTTTGGATAAATGATAAAGTGAATCACATAAATGAAAAGCTACTTAAAACAAATACCTCAACTAATCTAAACGAAAATTGA
- the secA gene encoding preprotein translocase subunit SecA: protein MLKNLLGDPNARKLKRFTPLITDINLLEQDLISLSDHDLKRKTYEFREKLDKVSSKKDQRNLLDELLPEAFAVVREASKRVLNMRHFDVQLVGGMVLHEGQIAEMKTGEGKTLVSTLPSYLNALTSEGVHIVTVNDYLARRDAEWMGQVHRFLGLSVGLIQQDMNPIQRKKNYSCDITYATNSELGFDYLRDNMAADISEVVQRNFNFCVIDEVDSILIDEARTPLIISGQVDRPQEKYRRAAKVVEDLIRAAETGKDGIDPEGDYEVDEKQRSCILTDEGFAKTEKLLNVNDLFDPKDPWAHFITNALKAKELFIKDVNYIIRNKEAVIVDEFTGRVMPGRRWSDGQHQAIEAKEDLDIQSETQTLASITYQNFFLLYPRLSGMTGTAKTEEVEFEKTYKLETTAIPTNRKISRQDWVDQVFKTEQAKWRAVAKETALIHREGRPVLVGTTSVEKSELLSSLLSEEEVPHNLLNAKPENVEREAEIVAQAGRLGAVTIATNMAGRGTDIILGGNSDYMARLKVKEILHPRLVKPEDGHSPPLPLQRNAQSDASGFKSGEKKTKNIDNKQKQLLRNIFPASLTEEADSELALLASNLVKEFGDRAISSIELDDLISTAAEKAPTEDQNIASLRSVINTIKNEYELVISQEEKTVREAGGLHVIGTERHESRRVDNQLRGRAGRQGDLGSTRFFLSLEDNLLRIFGGDRVAGLMNAFRVEEDMPIESGMLTRSLEGAQKKVETYYYDIRKQIFEYDEVMNNQRKAVYSERRRVLDGRELKLQVIGYGQRTMEEIVEAYVNEDLPPEEWDLTNLVSKVKEFIYLLADLKSEDLLGLNKNELKDFLKEQLRNAYDLKEAQVEQTHPGIMRQAERFFILQQLDTLWREHLQSMDSLRESVGLRGYGQKDPLIEYKNEGYDMFLDMMINMRRNVIYSMFMFQPAQKKVEA from the coding sequence ATGCTTAAAAACCTATTGGGAGACCCTAATGCTAGGAAGCTTAAAAGATTTACACCATTAATAACTGATATAAATCTTTTAGAGCAAGATTTGATTTCTTTGTCTGACCACGATCTAAAAAGGAAGACATATGAATTTCGCGAAAAGCTAGATAAAGTTTCATCAAAAAAAGACCAGCGTAATTTGTTGGATGAATTATTGCCAGAGGCATTTGCGGTTGTACGTGAAGCATCAAAAAGAGTATTAAATATGCGTCATTTTGATGTGCAATTAGTTGGGGGTATGGTTTTACATGAAGGTCAGATTGCAGAGATGAAGACAGGCGAAGGTAAAACTCTTGTCTCAACATTACCTAGTTATTTGAATGCATTGACTTCTGAAGGGGTTCATATCGTCACAGTTAATGATTACTTAGCGCGAAGAGACGCTGAGTGGATGGGGCAGGTTCATCGTTTCCTTGGATTAAGTGTTGGATTGATTCAACAAGATATGAATCCTATTCAAAGGAAAAAAAATTATTCATGTGATATTACCTATGCTACTAATTCTGAACTTGGTTTTGATTATTTAAGGGATAATATGGCTGCAGATATATCAGAAGTCGTTCAAAGAAATTTTAATTTTTGTGTGATTGATGAAGTTGATTCAATTTTGATTGATGAAGCAAGAACACCTTTGATTATTTCAGGACAAGTTGATAGGCCACAAGAGAAATATCGTCGAGCTGCAAAAGTTGTAGAAGATTTAATTAGAGCAGCGGAAACAGGGAAAGATGGTATTGACCCTGAAGGAGATTATGAAGTAGATGAAAAACAAAGAAGTTGTATCTTGACTGACGAAGGATTTGCTAAAACTGAGAAACTATTAAATGTCAATGATTTATTTGATCCAAAAGATCCATGGGCTCATTTTATTACTAATGCACTGAAAGCAAAAGAGCTTTTTATTAAAGATGTTAATTATATTATTCGTAATAAAGAGGCGGTAATTGTAGATGAATTTACAGGCAGAGTAATGCCTGGTAGACGCTGGAGTGATGGCCAACATCAAGCAATAGAGGCTAAAGAAGATCTTGATATTCAATCTGAGACTCAAACTTTAGCTTCCATAACTTATCAAAATTTTTTCTTGTTATACCCGCGTTTATCTGGAATGACTGGGACCGCAAAAACTGAAGAAGTTGAATTTGAAAAAACATATAAGCTTGAAACAACTGCTATCCCAACAAATAGAAAAATCTCTAGACAAGATTGGGTTGATCAAGTCTTTAAAACAGAGCAAGCAAAATGGAGGGCTGTCGCTAAAGAAACAGCATTAATTCATAGAGAAGGTCGGCCAGTTTTAGTAGGAACAACTAGTGTTGAAAAGAGTGAATTATTAAGTTCGTTATTATCTGAGGAGGAAGTACCTCATAATTTGTTAAATGCAAAACCTGAGAATGTTGAAAGAGAAGCAGAAATAGTTGCTCAAGCAGGCAGATTGGGAGCAGTCACAATTGCTACGAATATGGCTGGAAGAGGTACGGATATTATTCTTGGAGGTAATAGTGATTATATGGCTAGATTAAAAGTTAAAGAGATTCTTCATCCTCGATTAGTTAAGCCTGAAGATGGCCATTCTCCTCCATTGCCATTACAAAGAAATGCGCAATCAGATGCATCTGGATTTAAATCTGGAGAGAAGAAGACTAAGAATATTGATAATAAACAAAAACAACTATTAAGAAATATTTTCCCAGCTTCTTTAACTGAAGAAGCTGATAGCGAACTGGCTTTATTGGCTTCAAATCTTGTTAAGGAATTCGGAGATCGAGCTATTAGCTCAATTGAATTAGATGATTTGATTTCAACAGCTGCTGAAAAAGCACCCACTGAAGATCAAAACATTGCATCTTTGAGATCAGTAATTAACACCATTAAAAATGAATATGAATTAGTAATTAGTCAAGAAGAAAAAACTGTTCGAGAAGCAGGAGGCTTGCATGTTATTGGTACTGAGAGACATGAATCAAGGAGAGTTGACAATCAGTTAAGAGGTAGAGCTGGTAGACAAGGTGATCTAGGAAGTACTCGTTTCTTTTTATCTTTAGAAGATAATTTACTGCGTATTTTTGGAGGGGATAGAGTCGCAGGTCTTATGAATGCTTTTAGGGTTGAAGAAGATATGCCTATTGAGTCAGGAATGCTTACTCGTTCTTTAGAAGGAGCTCAAAAAAAAGTAGAAACGTATTATTATGATATTAGAAAACAAATATTTGAATATGACGAAGTAATGAATAATCAAAGAAAAGCTGTTTATTCAGAGAGAAGAAGAGTTCTAGACGGTAGAGAGTTGAAACTTCAAGTTATTGGATATGGTCAAAGAACTATGGAAGAAATTGTTGAAGCATATGTTAATGAAGACTTGCCACCCGAAGAGTGGGACCTGACGAATTTAGTATCTAAAGTGAAAGAATTTATATATTTATTAGCTGATTTAAAAAGTGAGGATTTATTGGGATTAAATAAAAATGAATTAAAAGATTTTTTAAAAGAGCAGTTAAGAAATGCTTACGATCTGAAAGAAGCTCAAGTAGAACAGACGCATCCAGGAATTATGCGACAAGCTGAAAGGTTTTTTATCCTTCAGCAACTTGATACTCTTTGGAGAGAGCATTTGCAATCAATGGACTCACTTCGAGAATCTGTGGGATTAAGAGGCTATGGGCAAAAAGATCCTCTAATCGAATATAAAAATGAAGGATATGATATGTTTTTAGATATGATGATAAATATGAGAAGAAATGTAATTTACTCTATGTTTATGTTTCAGCCAGCGCAAAAGAAAGTAGAAGCATAA
- a CDS encoding GntR family transcriptional regulator, with translation MRFHIQQESEIPASSQLYNQICFAIAARHYPPGHRLPSTRQLAMQTGLHRNTISKVYRQLETDGVVDAIAGSGIYVRDQQKQKEVRSSPHSVRKKGIKDVDHEVRKSIDELLNAGCTLQQTRELFTKEIDWRLRCGARLLVSTPREDIGASLLIAEELAPHLDVPVEVVPMEELENVLESSSKGTVVTSRYFLQPLEELAKRHQVRAVAVDLSDFQKELTILKKLRSGSCVGIVSISPGILRAAEVILHSMRGNEILLMTANPDVGSRLIALLRAASHVICDSPSLPVIEHALRQNRSQLMRMPQIHCAQKYLSDSTIEELSKEIGLLE, from the coding sequence GTGAGATTCCATATACAACAGGAAAGTGAAATCCCTGCATCCAGTCAATTGTATAACCAAATTTGTTTTGCTATTGCAGCAAGGCATTACCCTCCAGGGCACAGATTGCCAAGTACTAGACAACTTGCGATGCAAACAGGTTTACACCGAAATACAATAAGCAAAGTATATAGACAACTAGAAACAGATGGAGTCGTTGACGCTATTGCTGGATCAGGTATTTATGTTCGTGACCAACAAAAACAAAAAGAGGTAAGGAGTAGCCCTCATTCTGTTCGTAAGAAAGGAATCAAAGATGTGGACCATGAGGTAAGAAAAAGTATTGATGAACTTTTAAATGCGGGATGTACCTTGCAACAAACGAGAGAACTATTTACTAAAGAAATTGATTGGAGGCTGAGATGTGGCGCCCGCCTACTTGTTAGTACACCTAGGGAAGATATAGGGGCATCACTACTTATCGCGGAAGAACTGGCTCCCCATTTAGATGTGCCAGTTGAGGTTGTCCCAATGGAAGAACTAGAAAATGTTTTAGAAAGTTCAAGCAAAGGAACAGTAGTAACAAGTAGATATTTCTTGCAACCCTTAGAGGAATTAGCCAAACGTCATCAAGTAAGGGCTGTAGCTGTAGATTTGAGCGACTTCCAAAAAGAACTAACCATTTTAAAAAAGCTACGTTCTGGCAGTTGTGTAGGAATAGTGAGCATTAGCCCAGGGATACTCAGAGCGGCAGAGGTTATCTTGCACAGCATGCGCGGCAATGAAATACTTTTGATGACTGCTAATCCTGACGTAGGAAGCAGGCTGATTGCTTTATTGAGAGCTGCTAGTCACGTGATTTGTGACAGTCCAAGCTTACCTGTTATTGAACATGCCCTGAGGCAAAATAGATCTCAATTAATGAGAATGCCACAAATTCATTGTGCACAAAAGTACCTTAGTGACTCTACAATTGAAGAATTAAGCAAAGAGATTGGCCTTCTCGAGTAA
- the gmd gene encoding GDP-mannose 4,6-dehydratase gives MSKQKIALITGINGQDGSYLTELLLDKGYIVHGLIRRSSVGNRSRINHLIEKEENKNELILHDGDLTDSSNIVRIIKEISPDEIYNLGAQSHVAVSFNSPEYTAQTDALGPLRILEAIRILGLQKRTKVYQASTSELYGLVQEIPQTEQTPFYPRSPYGVAKLYAYWITVNYRESYDIFACNGILFNHESPRRGETFVTRKITKALTRIHLSLQKYLYIGNLDSKRDWGHARDYVEMQWLMLQQEKPDDYVIATGQEASVRDFIELSAKQLNWGGIQWEGIGLDEIGRRKDNGEVVIRVNPKFFRPSEVDQLLGDPSKAYSKLGWQPKVSLKDLILEMIESDLKTGQIEKKNLEQSLKILS, from the coding sequence ATGAGCAAACAGAAAATCGCTCTGATAACAGGAATTAATGGGCAGGATGGAAGTTATCTCACCGAGTTACTGCTAGATAAAGGATATATTGTTCATGGACTAATTAGAAGATCTAGTGTTGGCAATAGATCGCGAATTAATCATTTGATAGAGAAAGAAGAAAATAAAAATGAACTAATTCTTCATGATGGTGATCTTACTGATAGTAGCAATATAGTAAGAATAATTAAAGAAATATCTCCTGACGAAATATATAATTTAGGTGCGCAAAGTCATGTAGCTGTAAGTTTTAACTCACCAGAATATACTGCACAAACAGATGCACTTGGACCTTTAAGAATCCTAGAAGCTATTAGGATTCTGGGATTACAAAAGAGAACAAAGGTTTATCAAGCCAGTACTTCAGAATTGTATGGATTAGTTCAAGAAATTCCTCAAACCGAGCAAACACCCTTTTATCCAAGAAGTCCTTACGGTGTAGCTAAATTATATGCATATTGGATTACTGTAAATTACAGGGAATCTTATGATATTTTTGCATGTAATGGTATTTTATTTAATCATGAGTCTCCAAGAAGAGGTGAAACCTTTGTCACTAGAAAAATAACAAAAGCGCTAACAAGAATACATTTATCACTTCAAAAATATCTATATATAGGTAATCTTGATTCCAAAAGAGATTGGGGTCATGCCAGGGATTACGTTGAAATGCAATGGTTAATGTTACAACAAGAAAAACCTGATGACTATGTAATAGCTACTGGCCAAGAAGCATCTGTTAGAGACTTTATAGAATTATCAGCAAAACAATTAAATTGGGGTGGAATACAATGGGAAGGAATCGGCTTAGATGAAATTGGAAGAAGAAAAGATAATGGTGAAGTTGTAATAAGAGTGAACCCCAAGTTCTTTAGGCCATCAGAAGTGGATCAACTTCTGGGCGATCCATCCAAAGCATATTCAAAGTTAGGATGGCAACCTAAAGTATCATTAAAGGATTTAATATTGGAAATGATAGAGAGTGATCTAAAAACAGGCCAGATTGAAAAGAAGAACTTAGAACAATCCTTGAAAATTTTATCGTGA
- the cysE gene encoding serine O-acetyltransferase, whose translation MFRSLRSDFAIIKERDPAAKGFWEILFCYPGFQALSMHRISHRLWNYKLPLLPRLISHITRFLTGVEIHPGARIGKGVFIDHGMGVVIGETSEIGDRCLLYQGVTLGGTGKESGKRHPTLEANVVVGAGAKVLGGIYVGTNTRIGAGSVVVKDVDANSTVVGIPGRIVHQSGVKINPLAHSALPDTEANVLRNLMERIDQLENDILGLQDLLSNIKTNRKTKDIVIGESQNLRDKEIIEFIGDDLSD comes from the coding sequence ATGTTTCGATCACTAAGATCTGATTTTGCAATAATCAAAGAAAGAGATCCAGCCGCGAAGGGATTTTGGGAAATACTCTTTTGCTACCCTGGCTTTCAAGCCTTATCAATGCATAGAATTAGCCACAGGCTATGGAACTATAAACTTCCTCTGCTCCCTAGGCTAATTAGTCACATCACTAGATTTTTGACAGGTGTTGAAATACATCCAGGTGCACGGATTGGTAAAGGTGTATTTATAGATCATGGAATGGGTGTAGTCATTGGAGAAACAAGTGAAATAGGAGATAGATGCTTGCTATATCAGGGGGTAACTTTAGGTGGAACTGGAAAAGAAAGCGGAAAAAGACACCCCACTCTTGAAGCAAATGTAGTTGTGGGTGCAGGAGCAAAAGTCCTTGGAGGAATTTACGTAGGAACTAATACAAGGATTGGGGCAGGATCAGTTGTAGTTAAAGATGTAGATGCAAATAGCACGGTAGTAGGAATTCCTGGACGAATAGTCCATCAAAGTGGGGTAAAAATTAATCCTCTAGCTCATTCTGCACTCCCAGATACAGAAGCCAATGTTCTTCGAAATCTTATGGAAAGAATTGATCAATTAGAAAATGATATTTTAGGCTTACAAGACCTCTTAAGTAATATTAAAACTAATAGAAAAACCAAAGATATTGTTATTGGCGAATCACAAAATTTACGAGATAAAGAAATAATAGAGTTTATTGGTGATGACTTAAGTGATTAA
- a CDS encoding ATP-binding cassette domain-containing protein, with amino-acid sequence MINFDSNDLQKLYLAYFGRPGDPSGINYWLSQSNQSISLREISNELSKQDEYIKYIAHEKTFDFKINKLYLNLFGRKADFDGLNYWKKMINSKDYKISDIVHNLLYSKDKFYSVNLEQEKQDISILNNRIFASELFTKEISKSITLVNLYKPDSISPWISGEIFNRVTIFLTNITKKVSNEHINDFINSLFDSGIKILTKPAIEIQDISLSIPIYYLENRSLTKKVAKQVINITGGTLDQSKNKTNVIALKNISLTIMKGERVGLIGHNGSGKSSFLRLISGIYTPTSGDIKILVDVYPMLQKTFLTSSELSGIDACKAHYLLQNHCLDGFECFLNEIIDFSGLGSYISLPIKTYSEGMSARLIFSILTSSPHDCLAIDEGFGTGDADFCDRAEERMKQFMESAATLFLASHSEELLKQFCNRGIVFSHGSIAFDGPLDAALNYYHTHDYYRKNVIG; translated from the coding sequence ATGATAAATTTTGATTCTAATGATTTGCAAAAATTATATTTAGCATATTTTGGAAGACCTGGAGATCCATCTGGAATTAATTATTGGCTTTCTCAATCTAATCAATCAATAAGCTTAAGGGAAATATCTAATGAACTTTCTAAGCAAGATGAATATATAAAATATATAGCTCATGAGAAAACTTTTGATTTTAAAATTAATAAGTTATATTTAAATCTTTTTGGTAGAAAAGCTGATTTTGATGGTTTAAATTATTGGAAGAAAATGATTAATAGTAAAGATTATAAAATATCTGATATTGTACATAATTTACTTTATTCAAAAGATAAATTTTATTCTGTGAATCTTGAGCAAGAAAAACAAGATATCAGTATTTTGAATAATAGAATTTTTGCTTCAGAGCTATTTACTAAAGAAATTAGTAAGAGCATTACTCTTGTTAATCTCTATAAGCCTGATTCAATATCTCCCTGGATCTCAGGAGAAATATTTAATAGAGTAACTATTTTTCTAACGAATATAACTAAAAAAGTCTCAAATGAGCATATAAATGACTTTATTAATTCATTATTTGATTCTGGTATCAAGATACTGACTAAGCCAGCTATAGAAATTCAAGATATTTCTCTTTCTATTCCAATCTATTATTTAGAGAATAGATCTTTAACAAAGAAAGTTGCGAAACAAGTTATTAATATTACTGGTGGGACTTTGGATCAGTCTAAAAATAAAACTAATGTTATTGCTCTAAAAAATATTAGTTTAACTATTATGAAGGGAGAGCGTGTTGGCCTGATTGGTCATAATGGCTCTGGTAAAAGTAGTTTTTTAAGATTGATTTCTGGTATTTATACGCCTACTAGTGGAGATATAAAAATTTTAGTAGATGTTTATCCTATGCTTCAAAAGACTTTTTTGACTAGTTCAGAACTCTCAGGAATCGATGCTTGTAAAGCACATTATTTACTTCAAAATCATTGCCTCGATGGCTTTGAATGTTTTTTAAATGAAATAATAGATTTTTCAGGACTTGGCTCATATATCTCTCTACCAATAAAAACCTACAGTGAGGGTATGTCGGCAAGATTAATTTTTTCAATTCTTACTTCAAGTCCTCATGATTGTTTGGCAATTGATGAAGGCTTTGGTACTGGTGATGCAGACTTTTGTGATAGGGCTGAAGAGAGAATGAAGCAATTTATGGAATCAGCTGCGACTTTGTTTTTAGCTAGCCATTCTGAAGAACTTTTAAAACAATTTTGTAACAGAGGTATTGTTTTTAGTCACGGATCAATTGCATTTGATGGTCCTTTAGATGCCGCCCTCAATTATTATCATACCCATGATTATTATCGTAAAAATGTTATTGGATAA
- a CDS encoding DUF4214 domain-containing protein, whose translation MALTFSGIVNPELISHTQNTIGNNETLTFYIDKSRGWSSLDMFSQSINGSITSNKVNIFNIGHDLPEQEFIQNVFNKLDPIIDIDFQEMSHNNGSMLDIYHVNYSSQFTQNTVGQAISQQSEAGYWWEITWRKNPSSEERNSNSKYNTIIHEIGHSLGLGHPFNDPFNELWSSEDTVMSYNKGPNGWDTWFSNHDLNALISIWGRENDFGYINYEKNSNEYKYKKTTNNTYSIKTEIGLENITNIDTLNFKDKSLNVKKDIIGVFNLISEKDNITGKIYRLYNAAFGRFPDKEGLEYWIETNSKNQDTFRDTANSFINSIEFLNLYGHQSSDSEYITNLYNNILNRSPDNAGFNYWQSQIANGYEDRSELLMGFSESLENKSIFSNETNIF comes from the coding sequence ATGGCACTAACATTTAGTGGAATCGTAAATCCTGAACTAATCAGTCATACCCAAAATACCATTGGAAATAATGAGACTCTCACTTTCTATATTGACAAATCACGAGGCTGGTCATCTCTTGACATGTTCAGTCAATCTATTAATGGTTCTATAACTTCTAATAAAGTCAATATTTTTAATATTGGTCATGATCTACCAGAACAGGAGTTTATACAAAATGTCTTCAATAAATTAGACCCAATAATAGATATCGACTTCCAAGAGATGTCACATAACAACGGGTCTATGTTAGATATCTACCATGTTAATTACTCTTCACAGTTTACTCAAAATACTGTTGGTCAAGCAATCTCTCAACAATCAGAAGCAGGATACTGGTGGGAGATCACATGGAGAAAGAATCCAAGCTCCGAAGAAAGAAATAGCAACTCGAAATACAACACAATTATTCACGAAATCGGACACTCTCTTGGATTAGGCCACCCATTCAATGACCCCTTCAACGAATTGTGGAGTTCTGAAGATACTGTAATGTCCTACAACAAAGGTCCCAATGGATGGGATACGTGGTTCTCAAATCATGACTTGAATGCATTAATAAGTATTTGGGGACGAGAAAATGACTTTGGATATATAAACTACGAAAAAAATAGCAATGAATATAAATACAAAAAGACAACGAATAATACTTACTCCATCAAAACAGAAATTGGTCTAGAAAATATAACAAATATTGATACACTAAATTTTAAAGATAAATCTCTCAATGTAAAAAAAGATATAATAGGTGTATTTAATCTAATCAGCGAAAAAGATAATATAACTGGCAAAATATATAGATTATATAATGCAGCTTTTGGGAGATTTCCTGATAAAGAAGGTTTAGAATACTGGATAGAAACAAATTCTAAAAATCAAGATACATTCCGTGATACAGCAAATTCTTTTATCAATTCAATAGAATTCCTCAATTTATATGGGCATCAATCAAGCGATTCTGAATATATTACTAATCTATATAATAATATTTTAAATAGATCACCAGATAATGCTGGCTTTAATTATTGGCAAAGTCAGATAGCTAACGGGTATGAAGATAGAAGTGAATTACTAATGGGATTTTCAGAATCATTAGAAAATAAATCAATATTTTCTAATGAGACAAACATTTTTTAA
- a CDS encoding ABC transporter permease — protein sequence MLLDNFKFAFKTRKAWWYTATSRSRARFARTTLGSFWLGLSNLLSIGTLGVVYGTVFSVDDFKSYFIYLGFGLVIWNTISSSISNSPYLFSHNSSNIKNLNLKPIFYTLEEWSFQLQTFIQSFVLVFIVFLFFKFSIISNFLIYSWLPFLNLFIFIYWFPVLICLVSVRFNDIAQLVPIALQLVFLTSPILYRKESLGSLGWITHINFIYQILDPVRISLISGSINYENSILIMLLNCIGVCLTIRLLNIESKRLPFLL from the coding sequence ATGTTATTGGATAATTTTAAATTTGCTTTTAAAACTAGAAAAGCATGGTGGTATACAGCTACCTCGAGGTCAAGAGCAAGATTTGCTAGAACGACACTTGGTAGTTTTTGGCTGGGGTTATCAAATCTTTTGTCCATAGGAACTCTAGGGGTTGTCTATGGCACAGTTTTTTCAGTGGATGACTTCAAATCATATTTTATATATTTAGGCTTTGGTTTGGTGATTTGGAATACAATTAGTTCTTCAATTTCTAATTCACCTTATCTTTTTTCACATAATTCCTCAAATATCAAGAATTTAAATCTTAAACCTATTTTTTATACTTTAGAAGAGTGGTCTTTTCAATTACAAACTTTTATTCAGTCATTTGTATTAGTATTTATTGTTTTTCTCTTTTTTAAATTTTCAATAATAAGTAATTTCTTAATCTACTCATGGTTACCATTTTTGAATCTATTTATATTTATATATTGGTTTCCTGTGCTCATATGCCTAGTTAGTGTTCGTTTTAATGATATTGCTCAATTAGTCCCAATAGCTCTTCAGTTGGTTTTTTTGACTTCTCCAATATTATATCGGAAAGAAAGCTTAGGATCGCTAGGCTGGATTACACATATCAATTTTATATATCAGATTTTAGATCCTGTAAGAATTAGTTTAATAAGTGGTTCTATAAATTATGAGAATTCAATCTTAATTATGTTGTTAAATTGTATTGGAGTTTGTCTTACAATAAGGTTGCTTAATATAGAGAGTAAGAGATTACCTTTTCTATTGTAA